In a genomic window of Pseudorasbora parva isolate DD20220531a chromosome 24, ASM2467924v1, whole genome shotgun sequence:
- the zbtb14 gene encoding zinc finger and BTB domain-containing protein 14, with protein sequence MSETVKYVDDEHKTIFLKLLNEQRLEGEHCDIAVVVEDVKFRAHRCVLAACSNYFKKLFKKHEVDSSSVIEIDFIRSDIFEEVLNYMYTAKISVKKKDVNLMMSSGQILGIRFLDKLCSQKRDMSPDEKSNEPRIAGKFPYDMVKMTEDPPLSQDGDVQVLGDQDDAHSDDIVEETQGNHDLDKSPNNALRVQEAILKELAQEEVHKVSCYDQEVEAIDAEPKELASQTLSFADSIGDVKDEQPPGWTTATADMKFEYLLYGHRDQLACQVCGKTFLDENRLRKHEKLHSADRPFVCEICTKAFTTQAHLKEHLKIHTGFKPYRCEACGKSFIRAPDLKKHERVHSNERPFGCQMCDKAFKHKSHLKDHERRHRGEKPFVCHSCTKAFAKASDLKRHENNMHSERKQCPGGLQSETEQLQAAAMAAEAEQQLESIACS encoded by the coding sequence ATGTCCGAAACTGTGAAGTATGTGGACGATGAGCACAAGACCATCTTTCTGAAGCTTCTGAACGAGCAGCGACTGGAAGGCGAGCATTGCGACATCGCGGTGGTGGTGGAGGATGTGAAGTTCAgggcccatcgctgtgtgttAGCGGCGTGCAGCAACTACTTCAAAAAACTCTTCAAGAAGCACGAGGTGGACAGTTCGTCCGTCATCGAGATCGACTTCATCCGCTCGGACATCTTCGAGGAGGTGCTCAATTACATGTACACGGCGAAGATCTCGGTGAAGAAGAAGGACGTGAATCTAATGATGTCTTCCGGACAGATCCTCGGGATTCGCTTTTTGGATAAGCTGTGCTCGCAGAAACGCGACATGTCGCCCGACGAGAAAAGCAACGAGCCTAGAATCGCAGGAAAATTCCCGTACGACATGGTGAAGATGACGGAGGATCCTCCGCTGAGCCAAGATGGCGACGTGCAAGTGCTCGGCGACCAAGACGACGCGCATTCGGACGACATCGTGGAGGAAACGCAAGGTAATCACGACTTGGATAAATCGCCCAATAATGCTTTGCGTGTGCAGGAAGCTATCCTAAAGGAGCTAGCGCAGGAAGAAGTGCACAAAGTCAGTTGCTACGACCAAGAGGTGGAAGCGATAGATGCCGAACCAAAAGAGCTGGCGTCTCAGACGCTTTCATTCGCGGATAGCATTGGCGATGTGAAGGACGAACAGCCTCCGGGATGGACGACGGCCACCGCGGACATGAAGTTCGAGTATTTGCTCTACGGCCACCGGGATCAATTGGCATGCCAAGTTTGTGGGAAAACCTTCCTTGATGAAAATCGCCTGCGCAAACATGAAAAGCTGCATTCGGCCGACCGGCCGTTTGTCTGCGAAATCTGCACCAAAGCCTTCACAACACAGGCCCATTTAAAAGAGCACCTAAAGATACACACAGGCTTCAAGCCGTACCGATGCGAAGCCTGCGGGAAATCGTTCATCCGCGCGCCAGACCTAAAAAAACACGAGCGCGTGCACAGCAACGAGCGGCCGTTTGGCTGCCAAATGTGCGACAAGGCCTTCAAGCACAAATCGCACCTGAAGGACCACGAGCGGCGCCACAGAGGAGAAAAGCCGTTCGTTTGCCACTCGTGCACTAAAGCTTTCGCTAAAGCGTCCGACCTGAAGAGACACGAGAATAACATGCACAGCGAGCGCAAACAGTGCCCTGGCGGCCTGCAGAGCGAGACCGAACAACTCCAGGCCGCCGCGATGGCCGCCGAGGCCGAGCAACAGCTGGAGTCCATCGCATGCTCCTAA